A DNA window from Rhodococcus sp. Z13 contains the following coding sequences:
- a CDS encoding vWA domain-containing protein: MTGPHLSGTGAPAAPNGLPGHLVGFVEALRRRGIAVGPSETVDAGRVLTVLDLLDREALREGLACTLLRRPTHRPVFDTLFDLWFPPAIGSRSSDGPDVEIPRTPDGEVDLDALRELIAELLTDESPEALETTERLVARIVEELGQYASSNGPSFSAYQALRDVSPETLVTKILEGLLGNADREEREDIPYETEIARRTAARQVADFRAMVERETRRRTAEQLGRERVEKYGVPKLAEEVDFLRASDSELVALRRSVVPLARLLASRLAARRRRARAGEIDLRRTLRRSMSTGGVPIDLVNRRPRPARPELVILCDVSGSVAGFSHFTLLLVHALREQFSRVRVFAFVDTADEVTHYFSAGADLGEAMSRMLQEATLVTYDGHSDYGHALGSFIDNHAHALTSRSSLLILGDARNNYRNPNREALEHLVEVARHAHWLNPEPKGQWGSGDSAARVYGEIITMHECRSAQQLATVVASLLPV, encoded by the coding sequence ATGACGGGGCCGCACCTGTCCGGAACGGGAGCACCGGCGGCACCGAACGGGCTGCCCGGGCACCTCGTCGGGTTCGTCGAGGCCCTGCGCCGCCGCGGCATCGCGGTCGGGCCGTCGGAGACCGTCGACGCCGGTCGTGTGCTGACCGTCCTCGACCTGCTCGACCGGGAGGCGCTGCGTGAGGGGCTCGCCTGCACCCTGCTGCGCCGGCCCACGCACCGGCCGGTCTTCGACACGCTGTTCGACCTGTGGTTCCCGCCCGCCATCGGCAGCCGCAGCAGTGACGGCCCGGACGTGGAGATCCCGCGCACCCCGGACGGGGAGGTCGACCTCGACGCGCTGCGCGAGCTCATCGCGGAACTGCTCACCGACGAGTCCCCGGAAGCCCTCGAGACCACCGAGCGGCTCGTCGCCCGCATCGTCGAGGAACTCGGGCAGTACGCCTCGTCGAACGGCCCGTCCTTCTCCGCCTACCAGGCGCTGCGCGACGTGTCCCCGGAGACGCTGGTGACGAAGATCCTCGAGGGTCTGCTCGGCAACGCCGACCGGGAGGAACGCGAGGACATCCCCTACGAGACCGAGATCGCGCGCCGCACCGCCGCCCGGCAGGTCGCGGACTTCCGCGCGATGGTCGAACGCGAGACGCGCCGCCGCACCGCCGAACAGCTCGGCCGCGAACGCGTCGAGAAGTACGGGGTACCGAAGCTCGCCGAGGAGGTCGACTTCCTGCGCGCCTCCGACTCCGAACTCGTGGCGCTGCGCCGCAGTGTCGTGCCGCTCGCCCGGCTGCTCGCCAGCCGGCTCGCCGCCCGCCGGCGACGTGCCCGCGCCGGGGAGATCGACCTGCGCCGCACCCTGCGCAGGTCCATGTCCACCGGCGGGGTGCCCATCGATCTCGTCAACCGCAGACCGCGACCGGCCCGCCCGGAACTGGTGATCCTGTGCGACGTGTCCGGTTCGGTCGCCGGTTTCTCCCACTTCACGTTGCTGCTGGTGCACGCGCTGCGCGAGCAGTTCTCCCGCGTTCGAGTGTTCGCCTTCGTCGACACCGCCGACGAGGTGACCCACTACTTCTCGGCCGGCGCCGACCTCGGGGAGGCCATGTCGCGGATGCTGCAGGAGGCGACGCTCGTCACCTACGACGGCCACTCCGACTACGGGCACGCCCTCGGGAGCTTCATCGACAACCACGCCCACGCCCTCACCAGCCGCAGTTCGCTGCTGATCCTCGGGGACGCCCGCAACAACTACCGCAACCCCAACCGCGAGGCCCTCGAGCATCTCGTCGAGGTGGCGCGACACGCGCACTGGCTCAATCCCGAACCGAAGGGGCAATGGGGATCGGGAGATTCGGCGGCCCGCGTCTACGGCGAGATCATCACGATGCACGAGTGCCGGTCGGCGCAGCAGCTGGCGACGGTGGTGGCGAGTCTGCTCCCCGTGTGA
- a CDS encoding AAA family ATPase, translated as MDRALPTTPPTFADVQDVIERLAATGYLADKGTATAVFLADRLGKPLLIEGPAGVGKTELARAVAETAGAELVRLQCYEGVDESRALYEWNHAKQILRIQSAGAGAAAGESWDSTKEDVFSEEFLLSRPLLTAIRREDPTVLLVDEVDKADVEIEGLLLEVLSDFAVTVPELGTIRATRRPFTVLTSNATRELSEALKRRCLFLHLDFPDADLERRILASRVPELPDALAEQLVRTVGVLRDMQLKKVPSVAETIDWGRTLLALGLETLDDAALTSTLGVVLKHRSDQLRAAAELRLN; from the coding sequence GTGGATCGTGCGCTGCCGACCACCCCGCCGACCTTCGCGGATGTCCAGGACGTGATCGAGCGGCTGGCCGCGACGGGCTATCTGGCCGACAAGGGCACGGCGACCGCCGTGTTCCTGGCCGACCGTCTCGGCAAGCCGCTGCTCATCGAGGGCCCGGCGGGTGTCGGCAAGACCGAACTCGCCCGGGCCGTGGCCGAGACCGCCGGTGCCGAACTGGTGCGTCTGCAGTGCTACGAGGGGGTCGACGAGTCCCGCGCGCTGTACGAGTGGAACCACGCCAAGCAGATCCTGCGCATCCAGTCGGCGGGTGCGGGCGCCGCGGCGGGGGAGAGCTGGGACAGCACCAAGGAGGACGTGTTCTCCGAGGAGTTCCTGCTCTCGCGTCCGCTGCTCACCGCGATCCGCCGCGAGGACCCCACGGTGCTGCTCGTCGACGAGGTCGACAAGGCCGACGTCGAGATCGAGGGCCTGCTGCTCGAGGTCCTCAGCGACTTCGCGGTGACCGTCCCGGAGCTCGGGACCATCCGCGCGACCCGCCGGCCGTTCACGGTGCTCACCTCGAACGCCACCCGCGAGTTGTCGGAGGCGCTCAAACGCCGGTGCCTGTTCCTGCACCTGGACTTCCCGGACGCCGATCTCGAACGCCGGATCCTGGCCAGCCGTGTGCCGGAGCTGCCCGACGCCCTCGCCGAGCAGCTCGTGCGCACCGTCGGGGTGCTGCGCGACATGCAGCTCAAGAAGGTCCCCTCGGTCGCCGAGACCATCGACTGGGGCCGCACCCTGCTCGCCCTCGGCCTCGAGACCCTCGACGACGCAGCGCTGACCAGCACCCTCGGGGTGGTGCTCAAACACCGTTCCGATCAGCTGCGGGCCGCGGCCGAGCTGCGGCTGAACTGA
- a CDS encoding glutamate-5-semialdehyde dehydrogenase, translating into MTAVTPDSAATHAGTDTREAVHAAARRARVASRRLALLTTTEKDAALNAAADALLAASETVLAANAEDIETARAAGTEEAILDRLRLTPARVEGIAAGLRQVAGLPDPIGGVVRGSTLPNGLELRQVRVPLGVVGMVYEARPNVTVDAFGLALKSGNAALLRGSSSAAHSNAALVEILRASLEGQGIPADAVQLLPSADRSSVTHLIQARGLVDVVIPRGGAGLIAAVVRDATVPTIETGVGNCHVYIHSAADLDMAEKIVVNAKTRRPSVCNTAETILVDKAIADTAVPRLLQVFQSHSVTVHGDLPGLVPATEKDWAEEYLSLDVALAVVDDLDAAVDHIDRWGTGHTEAIVTSDLAAAREFTTRVDAAAVMVNASTAFTDGEQFGFGAEIGISTQKLHARGPMGLPELTSTKWVVWGDGHTRPA; encoded by the coding sequence ATGACTGCCGTGACTCCCGACTCTGCTGCGACCCACGCCGGCACGGACACCCGCGAGGCCGTTCACGCCGCCGCGCGTCGCGCGCGCGTGGCCTCGCGCCGTCTCGCGCTGCTCACCACCACCGAGAAGGACGCGGCCCTGAACGCCGCCGCCGACGCCCTCCTCGCCGCCTCGGAGACCGTTCTCGCCGCCAACGCCGAGGACATCGAGACCGCCCGCGCCGCGGGCACCGAGGAGGCCATCCTCGACCGGCTGCGCCTGACCCCGGCCCGCGTCGAGGGCATCGCGGCGGGCCTGCGCCAGGTGGCGGGCCTGCCCGATCCGATCGGTGGCGTGGTGCGGGGCTCCACCCTGCCCAATGGTCTCGAGCTGCGGCAGGTCCGCGTCCCGCTCGGCGTGGTCGGCATGGTCTACGAGGCCCGCCCCAACGTCACCGTCGACGCCTTCGGCCTGGCCCTGAAGTCCGGCAACGCCGCCCTGCTGCGCGGCTCCTCCTCGGCAGCCCACTCCAACGCCGCGCTCGTCGAGATCCTGCGCGCCTCGCTCGAGGGCCAGGGGATCCCGGCCGACGCCGTGCAGCTCCTGCCCAGCGCCGACCGCTCCTCGGTCACCCACCTCATTCAGGCCCGCGGCCTCGTCGACGTGGTGATCCCGCGTGGTGGCGCCGGCCTGATCGCCGCGGTCGTCCGCGACGCCACGGTGCCCACCATCGAGACCGGTGTGGGCAACTGCCACGTCTACATCCACTCCGCGGCCGACCTCGACATGGCCGAGAAGATCGTGGTCAACGCGAAGACACGCCGCCCGAGCGTGTGCAACACCGCCGAGACGATCCTCGTCGACAAGGCGATCGCCGACACCGCGGTGCCGCGCCTGCTGCAGGTGTTCCAGTCGCACAGCGTCACCGTCCACGGCGACCTGCCGGGTCTCGTGCCCGCCACCGAGAAGGACTGGGCGGAGGAATACCTCTCGCTCGACGTGGCGCTCGCGGTCGTCGACGATCTCGACGCCGCCGTCGACCACATCGACCGCTGGGGCACCGGCCATACCGAGGCCATCGTCACCTCCGACCTGGCCGCTGCGCGGGAGTTCACCACGCGTGTGGACGCCGCAGCCGTTATGGTCAACGCTTCGACGGCGTTCACGGACGGCGAGCAGTTCGGCTTCGGCGCGGAGATCGGTATCTCCACCCAGAAGCTGCACGCGCGGGGCCCGATGGGTCTGCCCGAACTGACGTCGACGAAGTGGGTGGTGTGGGGCGACGGCCACACCCGCCCCGCCTGA
- a CDS encoding D-alanine--D-alanine ligase family protein produces the protein MSTPRTRVAVVFGGRSNEHSVSCISAGSILRNLDPEKYEVVPIGITPEGAWVLGNTDPANLTAAGRELPVVDGTGADLVLTADPTRRGDIVALDEGAYGSVLASVDVVFPVLHGAYGEDGTIQGLLELADIPYVGPGVLASAAGMDKEFTKKLLAAEGLPVGFQIVMRPGVETLTEEQKERLGLPVFVKPARGGSSIGISRVADWAAFDGAVAKAREHDPKVIVESAIIGREVECGVLEFPDGDVRASVVAEIRMPDTSGDHEAFYDFDTKYIDDVCEFDVPAKLDEDISDRIRELAVRAFRALDCHGLSRVDFFVTEDGPVINEINTMPGFTSISMYPRMWQAAGIEYSELLSILVETALARGTGLR, from the coding sequence GTGAGTACGCCCCGCACCAGGGTGGCCGTCGTCTTCGGTGGCCGCAGCAACGAGCATTCCGTGTCCTGCATCTCCGCAGGCAGCATCCTGCGCAATCTGGACCCGGAGAAGTACGAGGTCGTGCCCATCGGTATCACCCCCGAGGGCGCATGGGTCCTCGGCAACACGGATCCGGCGAACCTGACCGCCGCCGGCCGCGAACTGCCCGTCGTCGACGGCACCGGCGCCGATCTGGTCCTGACCGCGGATCCCACCCGCCGCGGCGACATCGTCGCCCTCGACGAAGGCGCCTACGGCTCCGTGCTCGCCTCGGTCGACGTGGTCTTCCCGGTCCTGCACGGCGCCTACGGCGAGGACGGCACCATCCAGGGCCTGCTCGAACTCGCCGACATCCCCTACGTGGGTCCCGGTGTGCTCGCCAGCGCCGCCGGCATGGACAAGGAGTTCACCAAGAAGCTCCTCGCGGCCGAGGGTCTGCCCGTCGGCTTCCAGATCGTCATGCGCCCGGGCGTCGAGACCCTCACCGAGGAGCAGAAGGAACGGCTGGGCCTGCCCGTCTTCGTCAAGCCGGCTCGCGGCGGCTCGTCGATCGGCATCAGCCGCGTGGCGGACTGGGCAGCCTTCGACGGCGCAGTCGCCAAGGCCCGCGAACACGACCCCAAGGTCATCGTCGAGTCCGCGATCATCGGCCGCGAGGTCGAGTGCGGCGTCCTCGAGTTCCCGGACGGCGACGTGCGTGCCAGCGTCGTCGCGGAGATCCGCATGCCCGACACCTCGGGCGACCACGAGGCCTTCTACGACTTCGACACCAAGTACATCGACGACGTGTGCGAGTTCGACGTCCCCGCGAAGCTGGACGAGGACATCTCCGACCGCATCCGCGAACTCGCGGTGCGGGCCTTCCGGGCACTCGACTGCCACGGCCTGTCGCGGGTGGACTTCTTCGTCACCGAGGACGGCCCGGTGATCAACGAGATCAACACGATGCCCGGCTTCACCTCGATCTCGATGTATCCGCGGATGTGGCAGGCGGCCGGCATCGAGTACTCCGAGCTGCTGTCGATCCTCGTCGAGACGGCGCTCGCGCGGGGTACCGGCCTGCGCTGA
- a CDS encoding cystathionine gamma-lyase, with amino-acid sequence MTGDSTRCVKAVAHEGVPGSPLQAGPVFAAPYLLGEDERDDVDTYARASNPGWRALESALAALEHAAAARVVGSGMSAITVALRALATPGGTVVVPSDGYYQVRAYAQEFLAPHGVKVVEMSVAEFGDGTLTDVLATAPDNAVVLVETPSNPGLDTVDLRAIATACHVADALLLVDNTTATPLGQLPLGLGADVVVASGTKSLSGHGDLLFGYIAVTDPGLLAAVDRERLLSGTVLGPFETWLAHRSLGTAGLRFERQCTNALAVAEMLCEHPAVTGVRYPGLPTDPAHAVAAAQMRRFGPLVTFVLPGREDVHRFVRNAELVAPATSFGGIHTTADRRARWGDAVPEGFVRLSCGIEDTDDLLADLDAALTTR; translated from the coding sequence GTGACCGGGGATTCCACACGCTGTGTGAAAGCCGTTGCCCACGAAGGTGTTCCGGGTTCCCCGCTGCAGGCGGGCCCGGTCTTCGCCGCGCCCTATCTGCTCGGAGAGGACGAACGCGACGACGTCGACACCTATGCGCGGGCGTCGAATCCGGGCTGGCGTGCACTCGAATCGGCGCTCGCCGCACTCGAACACGCCGCCGCCGCGCGCGTCGTCGGCTCGGGCATGTCCGCGATCACCGTCGCCCTGCGGGCCCTGGCGACACCCGGCGGCACGGTCGTCGTCCCGTCCGACGGCTACTACCAGGTGCGCGCGTACGCCCAGGAGTTCCTGGCGCCGCACGGCGTGAAGGTCGTCGAGATGTCGGTCGCGGAGTTCGGTGACGGCACCCTGACCGACGTTCTGGCGACCGCTCCCGACAATGCCGTCGTCCTGGTCGAGACCCCCTCGAATCCCGGCCTCGACACCGTCGACCTGCGCGCGATCGCGACCGCGTGCCACGTCGCCGACGCGCTGCTGCTCGTCGACAACACCACCGCCACACCCCTCGGCCAGCTGCCTCTCGGGCTCGGTGCCGACGTCGTGGTGGCCAGCGGCACGAAATCCCTCAGCGGCCACGGCGATCTGCTCTTCGGCTACATCGCCGTCACGGACCCGGGCCTGCTCGCCGCGGTCGACCGCGAACGGCTGCTGTCGGGCACGGTGCTCGGGCCGTTCGAGACGTGGCTCGCGCACCGCAGCCTCGGCACCGCGGGGCTGCGCTTCGAGCGCCAGTGCACCAACGCCCTCGCCGTCGCCGAGATGCTGTGCGAGCACCCGGCGGTGACGGGGGTGCGCTATCCCGGTCTGCCCACCGATCCCGCCCATGCGGTCGCCGCCGCGCAGATGCGCCGCTTCGGCCCGCTGGTCACCTTCGTCCTCCCGGGCCGGGAGGACGTGCACCGGTTCGTCCGCAACGCCGAACTCGTGGCCCCGGCGACCAGCTTCGGCGGCATCCACACCACCGCCGACCGGCGGGCACGCTGGGGCGACGCGGTGCCGGAGGGATTCGTCCGCCTGTCCTGCGGCATCGAGGACACCGACGATCTGCTCGCCGATCTCGACGCGGCACTGACCACCCGCTGA
- a CDS encoding NAD(P)H-dependent glycerol-3-phosphate dehydrogenase, with protein MTRAAVLGAGSWGTAFAKVLAEAGTDVTIWARREDVARSIAERHENSDYLSGIALPPSLKATADHRVALEGADFVVLAVPSQTLRHNLETWNPDIPPNATLLSLAKGIESGTLMRMSQVVRQVTGTEASRIAVLSGPNLAREIAEGQPAATVIACTDSTRAMEIQKSCATKYFRPYTNSDVIGCEIGGACKNVIALACGMAAGVGLGENTVASIITRGLAEIIRLGTALGAKPTTLAGLAGVGDLVATCTSPLSRNRSFGERLGRGGSLESAQQATQGQVAEGVKSCTSVRALAASYDVEMPLTDAVHRVCHEGMSVQDAIGLLLGRRIKPE; from the coding sequence GTGACCAGAGCAGCAGTCCTGGGCGCGGGCTCGTGGGGGACGGCGTTCGCGAAGGTTCTGGCGGAGGCCGGGACGGACGTGACGATCTGGGCGCGGCGCGAGGATGTGGCTCGATCCATCGCCGAACGACACGAGAACTCCGACTATCTCTCCGGAATCGCGTTGCCGCCCTCCCTGAAGGCCACCGCCGATCACCGGGTCGCCCTGGAGGGCGCCGATTTCGTCGTGCTGGCCGTGCCCAGCCAGACACTGCGCCACAACCTCGAGACGTGGAATCCGGACATCCCTCCGAACGCCACCCTGCTGAGCCTGGCGAAGGGCATCGAGAGCGGCACCCTGATGCGGATGAGTCAGGTGGTGCGTCAGGTCACCGGCACCGAAGCGAGCCGCATCGCCGTGCTGTCCGGCCCGAATCTCGCGCGGGAGATCGCCGAGGGGCAGCCGGCCGCCACCGTGATCGCGTGCACCGACTCCACCCGCGCGATGGAGATCCAGAAGTCCTGCGCCACCAAGTACTTCCGCCCCTACACGAATTCGGACGTGATCGGCTGCGAGATCGGCGGCGCGTGCAAGAACGTCATCGCCCTCGCGTGTGGGATGGCCGCGGGTGTCGGTCTCGGCGAGAACACGGTCGCGAGCATCATCACCCGCGGTCTCGCCGAGATCATCCGGCTCGGAACCGCCCTGGGCGCCAAGCCCACGACGCTCGCCGGCCTCGCCGGCGTCGGTGATCTCGTCGCCACGTGCACCTCTCCGCTGTCGCGCAACCGCTCGTTCGGGGAACGACTCGGTCGCGGCGGGTCGCTCGAGAGCGCGCAGCAGGCGACGCAGGGGCAGGTCGCCGAGGGAGTCAAGTCGTGCACCTCGGTCCGGGCGCTCGCCGCGAGCTACGACGTCGAGATGCCGCTCACCGACGCCGTGCACCGCGTGTGCCACGAGGGCATGTCGGTGCAGGACGCGATCGGGCTGCTGCTCGGCCGCCGGATCAAGCCGGAGTGA
- the cofC gene encoding 2-phospho-L-lactate guanylyltransferase, with amino-acid sequence MTATQVLVPVKALGLAKSRLSDVLTARERAELVLAMMRDTVSAAMAAGDVAVTVITGDERVAGAARACGAEVFPDPVAPGSPDPLNSALRAAARRVRESVPDAELVALQADLPALRPEEFARAREVARGSGSAVVTDHTAGGTTALFHCVPGSMPPLHFGPDSARLHVAAGAVAVPDAVPGLRLDVDTIADLVAAARLGVGEATAAVSDELGFTVSRPARQNVVS; translated from the coding sequence ATGACCGCGACGCAGGTGCTCGTCCCCGTCAAGGCCCTCGGCCTGGCGAAGTCGCGGCTGTCCGATGTCCTCACCGCCCGCGAGCGCGCCGAACTCGTGCTGGCGATGATGCGCGACACGGTCTCGGCGGCGATGGCCGCGGGCGACGTGGCGGTCACGGTGATCACCGGCGACGAGCGGGTCGCCGGTGCCGCGCGAGCGTGCGGTGCCGAGGTGTTCCCCGATCCGGTCGCGCCCGGCAGTCCCGATCCTCTCAATTCGGCCCTGCGGGCGGCGGCACGTCGCGTGCGCGAATCCGTGCCCGACGCCGAACTGGTGGCGTTGCAGGCCGACCTGCCGGCGTTGCGGCCGGAGGAATTCGCCCGCGCCCGCGAGGTCGCCCGCGGGTCGGGTTCGGCGGTGGTGACCGACCACACCGCGGGAGGGACGACGGCTCTGTTCCACTGCGTCCCCGGCAGCATGCCGCCCTTGCACTTCGGTCCGGATTCGGCGCGTCTCCACGTCGCCGCCGGTGCCGTCGCGGTCCCGGATGCGGTCCCGGGTCTGCGGCTCGACGTGGACACGATCGCCGACCTCGTCGCCGCCGCGCGTCTCGGGGTCGGCGAGGCGACCGCGGCCGTGTCGGACGAACTCGGATTCACCGTTTCCCGGCCCGCGCGACAGAACGTCGTTTCGTGA
- a CDS encoding RNA degradosome polyphosphate kinase — MTNGDTPDATTSSDQTNRTRSTRPPSRVATAAPPAAIEPQLTTNHDSSLPVDRYLNREQSWLDFNARVLALAEDTSQPLLERAKFLAIFASNLDEFYMVRVAGLKRRAETGLSVRSADGLSPRAQLALIASSTRELAVRHAQVFLDSVMPALAEEGISIIRWADLTADERERLTRYFAEQVFPVLTPLAVDPAHPFPYISGLSLNLAVTVKDSQSSGEHFARVKVPDNVDRFVRVDRAGSSHGLPAFLPLEELIAAHLHVLFPGMEIVEHHAFRVTRNADFEVEEDRDEDLLQALERELARRRFGSPVRLEVSDDMTEHMLDLLLRELDVDRSDVVQLPGLLDLSSLWQVHAVDRPDLKDAPFVPATHPAFGERETPKSVFSTLREGDILVHHPYDSFSTSVQRFIEQAAADSQVLAIKQTLYRTSGDSPIVNALIAAAEAGKQVVALVEIKARFDEQANIKWARKLEQAGVHVVYGLVGLKTHCKTCLVVRREGSTIRRYCHIGTGNYNPKTARLYEDVGLLTSSPEVGADLTDLFNTLTGYSRKGQYRNLLVAPHGVRKGIIERVEREIEHHEAGRPSGIRLKANALVDEQVIDSLYRASRAGVRVEVVVRGICALRPGVPGLSENITVRSILGRFLEHSRLFQFRGSNEFWIGSADMMHRNLDRRVEVMVQVKDERLTRQLEGIFDSALDPATRCWTLEGDGTWTASPAPGTAARDHQVELMRSRAS, encoded by the coding sequence GTGACCAACGGCGATACTCCCGACGCGACGACGAGTTCCGACCAGACCAACCGGACGAGGTCGACCCGGCCGCCGAGTCGCGTGGCCACCGCCGCACCCCCGGCGGCGATCGAACCGCAACTGACCACGAACCACGACAGTTCGCTGCCGGTGGACCGGTATCTCAACCGCGAGCAGAGCTGGCTCGACTTCAACGCCCGGGTGCTCGCGCTCGCGGAGGACACCTCCCAGCCGCTGCTCGAACGCGCGAAGTTCCTCGCGATCTTCGCGTCGAATCTCGACGAGTTCTACATGGTGCGGGTCGCCGGCCTGAAGCGCCGCGCCGAGACCGGGTTGTCGGTGCGGTCGGCGGACGGTCTGTCGCCGCGCGCACAGCTCGCTCTCATCGCCTCGAGCACGCGCGAACTCGCCGTCCGTCACGCCCAGGTGTTCCTCGACTCGGTGATGCCCGCGCTCGCCGAGGAGGGCATCTCGATCATCCGCTGGGCGGACCTGACGGCGGACGAACGCGAGCGGCTGACACGGTATTTCGCCGAGCAGGTCTTCCCGGTGCTCACCCCGCTGGCGGTCGATCCCGCGCATCCCTTCCCCTACATCAGCGGGTTGTCGTTGAACCTCGCTGTCACCGTCAAGGACTCACAGTCGTCCGGTGAGCACTTCGCGCGCGTGAAGGTCCCCGACAACGTCGACCGTTTCGTCCGGGTCGACCGCGCCGGGTCCTCGCACGGTCTGCCGGCCTTCCTGCCCCTCGAGGAACTGATCGCCGCGCACCTGCACGTGTTGTTCCCGGGGATGGAGATCGTCGAGCACCACGCCTTCCGGGTGACCCGCAACGCCGACTTCGAGGTCGAGGAGGACCGCGACGAGGATCTGCTGCAGGCCCTCGAACGCGAACTCGCCCGCCGCCGCTTCGGTTCCCCGGTGCGGCTCGAGGTGTCGGACGACATGACCGAGCACATGCTCGATCTGCTGCTGCGCGAACTCGACGTCGACCGTTCGGACGTCGTGCAGCTGCCGGGTCTGCTCGACCTGTCGTCGCTGTGGCAGGTGCACGCCGTGGACCGGCCGGATCTCAAGGACGCTCCGTTCGTTCCGGCGACGCATCCGGCCTTCGGCGAACGCGAGACACCCAAGAGCGTGTTCTCGACGCTGCGCGAAGGGGACATCCTCGTCCACCACCCCTACGACTCGTTCTCCACGAGTGTCCAGCGCTTCATCGAGCAGGCCGCCGCCGACAGCCAGGTGCTCGCGATCAAGCAGACGCTCTACCGCACCTCGGGCGACTCCCCGATCGTCAACGCGCTCATCGCGGCGGCCGAGGCGGGCAAGCAGGTGGTCGCGCTCGTGGAGATCAAGGCCCGCTTCGACGAACAGGCCAACATCAAGTGGGCCCGCAAACTCGAACAGGCCGGGGTGCACGTCGTGTACGGACTCGTCGGTCTCAAGACCCATTGCAAGACCTGTCTCGTGGTGCGCCGGGAGGGTTCGACGATCCGGCGGTACTGCCACATCGGCACGGGCAACTACAACCCGAAGACCGCGCGGCTCTACGAGGACGTGGGTCTGCTCACCTCCTCCCCCGAGGTCGGCGCCGACCTGACCGATCTGTTCAACACGCTCACCGGTTACTCCCGCAAGGGCCAGTACCGGAATCTGCTCGTCGCGCCGCACGGGGTGCGCAAGGGCATCATCGAGCGGGTCGAGCGTGAGATCGAACACCACGAGGCGGGCCGTCCCAGCGGAATCCGGCTCAAGGCCAACGCTCTCGTGGACGAGCAGGTCATCGATTCGCTCTACCGCGCGTCGCGGGCCGGGGTGCGCGTCGAGGTGGTCGTGCGCGGCATCTGCGCCCTCAGGCCGGGGGTGCCGGGGCTGAGCGAGAACATCACGGTGCGATCGATCCTCGGCCGGTTCCTCGAGCACTCGCGGCTGTTCCAGTTCCGGGGCAGCAACGAGTTCTGGATCGGCAGCGCGGACATGATGCACCGCAATCTCGATCGGCGCGTCGAGGTGATGGTGCAGGTCAAGGACGAGCGCCTGACCCGTCAGCTCGAAGGGATCTTCGATTCGGCGCTCGATCCGGCGACGCGGTGCTGGACCCTCGAGGGCGACGGCACCTGGACGGCCTCCCCCGCGCCGGGCACCGCCGCCCGCGACCACCAAGTCGAACTCATGCGCAGCCGCGCATCCTGA
- a CDS encoding NUDIX hydrolase, with amino-acid sequence MRESRDKPVKANIFAAGAVLWRPAGENTSDDAEIAVVHRPRYDDWSFPKGKLDPGETAVVAAVREIEEETGFRAALGTGLGKVTYPVPGHRKLKRVDYWVARVLDGEFTPNDEVDELRWVSPDEAFDLLSYPMDRSVLRRFRRVPVDTTTALIVRHAKAGSRKKYKGDDRFRPLDAAGRAQAEALVPQLAAFGGDRVFSADRTRCVQTVEPFAQRFGFDIAIEPSLSEEEYRADPDRGRKRALEIAAGPGTPVVCSQGKVIPFLLEWWAERDGVALPAARNRKASMWVLSLRGDRLVAADHLDSPLPADGLPPRASGDSDY; translated from the coding sequence TTGCGCGAGTCACGCGACAAGCCGGTGAAGGCCAACATCTTCGCAGCGGGCGCCGTCCTCTGGCGTCCCGCGGGCGAGAACACGTCGGACGACGCGGAGATCGCCGTCGTGCACCGGCCCCGGTACGACGACTGGTCCTTCCCCAAGGGCAAACTCGACCCCGGGGAGACCGCGGTGGTCGCCGCGGTGCGGGAGATCGAGGAGGAGACCGGTTTCCGCGCGGCGCTGGGCACCGGGCTCGGGAAGGTCACCTATCCCGTGCCGGGGCACCGCAAACTCAAGCGCGTGGACTACTGGGTCGCACGGGTCCTCGACGGGGAGTTCACCCCCAACGACGAGGTCGACGAACTGCGCTGGGTGAGTCCCGACGAAGCGTTCGATCTGCTGTCCTATCCGATGGATCGCAGTGTGCTCCGCCGGTTCCGGCGGGTGCCGGTCGACACCACCACCGCGCTGATCGTGCGTCACGCCAAGGCGGGCAGCCGGAAGAAGTACAAGGGGGACGACCGCTTTCGTCCGCTCGACGCGGCCGGCCGGGCGCAGGCCGAGGCGCTGGTACCGCAACTGGCGGCCTTCGGGGGGGACCGGGTGTTCTCCGCCGACCGGACCCGTTGCGTCCAGACGGTCGAGCCGTTCGCGCAGCGTTTCGGGTTCGACATCGCGATCGAGCCGTCGCTGTCGGAGGAGGAGTACCGGGCCGATCCGGATCGGGGGCGCAAGCGGGCCCTGGAGATCGCGGCGGGGCCGGGCACTCCCGTGGTCTGCAGTCAGGGGAAGGTGATTCCGTTCCTGCTCGAGTGGTGGGCGGAGCGCGACGGGGTCGCCCTGCCCGCGGCCCGAAACCGCAAGGCGAGCATGTGGGTGCTGTCGCTGCGCGGTGATCGCCTGGTGGCGGCCGATCATCTCGACAGTCCCCTGCCGGCCGACGGTCTGCCGCCGCGGGCGAGCGGCGATTCCGACTACTGA